In the Candidatus Electrothrix sp. GW3-4 genome, one interval contains:
- a CDS encoding TonB-dependent receptor yields MTAFFWSQLDNVFFWHEILFQFFFRTTCYINFKYATLKFRFYRALGSQRHHVLLLLDGVRLNLNSNGRALTHFIPLGIIKRIEIIKGAASSSWGSALGGVINIITKDVGKSKRPTGNVHVSYGKRNSRDVAADVAGKVKALGYYFHGGNIDSEGLRLDRYAERDSVYCKMQLELPHTSRLTATAGSSDPFYKNLDWQDAWGITDLNLYTDVENRNFWGTLYFDTEITQEVTLHLSGQYFDNSYAANRHSLGTGLGGSQGELIFGEKWDDEVSSFIGRLTWTRESVIANLGFEASRSEMQYVSRSGGFFDGPSFTEDEPVTEDRHGVYANLTYVKGDFSITPGLRYDDHSNSEETVNPSLGLTYLLTHDTLIKGAIAKGFSAPYLSSSSTSPALEPENTWTYQAGIETGRIIPSLHLKGTLFYHDIQDAWDYNMVPWANTGTIHLNGFEIEAKTADYHGLSLTGNFTYVKEKSKATSTTWEDDETSIANLIFSYRNTTYGLRTEMAGHYYRMTDYVINEKPEHSTVLWDLLIAKDLDILSPGGEIYLKGRNVFNGDQYFDIDYSNPQQWIEAGLTFKF; encoded by the coding sequence ATGACAGCGTTCTTTTGGAGTCAATTGGACAATGTATTTTTTTGGCATGAAATCCTCTTTCAATTTTTTTTTCGGACAACATGCTACATTAATTTTAAATACGCTACCCTAAAATTTAGATTTTACAGAGCACTAGGGTCCCAGCGACATCATGTGTTATTGCTCCTTGACGGGGTGCGCTTAAACCTTAACTCAAACGGCAGAGCCTTAACCCATTTTATCCCTCTCGGCATTATCAAGCGTATTGAGATCATCAAAGGCGCGGCCTCTTCCAGCTGGGGCTCTGCCCTTGGTGGCGTGATCAATATTATCACCAAGGATGTCGGGAAGTCCAAGCGCCCCACCGGTAATGTCCATGTCAGTTATGGCAAGAGGAACAGCCGTGATGTTGCAGCCGATGTGGCTGGCAAGGTGAAGGCCTTGGGCTATTATTTCCATGGCGGCAATATTGATTCGGAGGGGCTACGCCTTGACCGCTATGCTGAAAGAGATTCCGTTTACTGCAAAATGCAGCTTGAATTGCCCCACACCTCGCGCCTGACAGCTACCGCTGGCTCCAGTGATCCCTTTTATAAAAACCTTGACTGGCAGGATGCCTGGGGAATTACCGATCTCAATCTCTATACAGATGTTGAAAATCGAAATTTCTGGGGCACCCTCTATTTTGATACCGAAATAACACAAGAGGTCACTCTCCATCTCTCTGGGCAGTATTTTGACAATTCCTATGCTGCCAACAGGCATTCCTTGGGGACGGGGCTGGGTGGCTCCCAGGGTGAGCTGATCTTTGGGGAGAAATGGGACGATGAGGTTAGCTCTTTTATCGGTCGACTCACCTGGACAAGAGAATCTGTTATTGCTAATCTCGGTTTTGAGGCAAGCCGTAGCGAAATGCAATATGTAAGTCGATCAGGGGGCTTCTTTGATGGGCCATCATTCACAGAAGATGAGCCGGTCACAGAGGACCGGCACGGCGTATATGCTAATCTCACCTACGTCAAAGGTGATTTTTCCATTACCCCTGGCTTGCGTTATGACGACCACTCCAATTCAGAGGAGACGGTCAATCCCTCTCTGGGCCTCACCTATCTGCTTACCCACGACACCCTTATTAAAGGTGCTATTGCTAAGGGGTTTTCAGCCCCTTATTTATCCTCCTCTTCCACTTCTCCAGCTCTTGAACCGGAAAATACCTGGACATACCAGGCTGGCATTGAAACAGGACGTATTATTCCCTCTCTTCATCTCAAGGGGACCTTGTTTTATCACGATATTCAAGATGCATGGGATTACAATATGGTTCCCTGGGCCAATACCGGCACCATTCACCTTAATGGTTTTGAGATTGAGGCAAAAACTGCTGATTACCATGGTCTGAGCCTGACCGGCAATTTCACCTACGTTAAAGAAAAAAGTAAGGCGACGAGTACCACCTGGGAAGATGATGAGACCTCTATCGCTAATCTTATTTTTTCTTACCGTAACACGACATATGGTCTACGCACAGAAATGGCTGGTCATTATTACAGGATGACTGATTATGTAATCAATGAAAAGCCCGAACATAGTACTGTTCTCTGGGATCTTCTCATTGCAAAAGACCTTGATATCTTATCCCCCGGTGGCGAAATTTACCTCAAAGGGCGTAATGTATTTAACGGCGATCAATATTTTGATATTGACTACTCCAACCCGCAGCAATGGATAGAGGCTGGGCTGACTTTCAAATTTTAG
- a CDS encoding DEAD/DEAH box helicase → MAAAQVGVKLTVTSECFLSGAPEELQAAIQEQLTVDNPKYLAAQRYSRWLDKQIKPKLHFYRLEGGSLVFPRGFGNRAVLLCRRLLGEDPVLIDQRRKVAPINSDFLGELRPYQQEAVQALTQHAFGVLEAGTGSGKTVMALKMIAERRQPTIILVHSRELLEQWIERIALFLNIRAGQAGGGRYEPRPVTVAIVNTARNRLDDLVPRFGHLIVDECHRVPASLFTEVVSGFDSFYMLGLSATAFRREIGMTRLIYSYMGDRVHRVDPGVLAETGAVVRPDLVQQETAFFTPYTGEYPKLIKALTRDRARNQQIISDVVERIRQGDEGTVLLVSDRVAHCQELLNGLQEESIIAEMLTGSISLTARAEIVQRVHKGKVQVLLSTLQLISEGFDCPGLSTLVLTTPIRFEGRLLQVVGRIMRPAEGKKALVIDYVDTRIGVLHRSGLARAEMFARWQ, encoded by the coding sequence ATGGCAGCAGCGCAGGTGGGTGTGAAATTAACCGTGACGTCGGAGTGTTTTCTCAGCGGGGCGCCAGAGGAACTCCAGGCCGCTATCCAGGAGCAGCTGACCGTGGATAATCCCAAATATTTGGCTGCCCAGCGTTATTCCCGTTGGCTGGACAAGCAGATCAAGCCAAAGCTCCATTTCTATCGCCTGGAAGGGGGGAGTCTGGTCTTTCCCCGGGGCTTTGGCAATCGGGCAGTACTTCTCTGTCGCCGTCTGTTGGGGGAAGATCCGGTGCTCATCGATCAACGGCGGAAGGTGGCGCCCATTAACTCTGATTTCCTTGGGGAGCTGCGTCCCTATCAGCAAGAGGCGGTCCAGGCCCTGACTCAGCACGCCTTTGGGGTGTTAGAGGCCGGGACCGGTTCCGGCAAGACGGTCATGGCCCTCAAGATGATTGCTGAGCGCAGGCAACCCACTATCATTCTCGTTCATTCCCGCGAGCTCCTGGAACAGTGGATAGAGCGGATCGCGCTTTTTCTCAACATCAGGGCCGGGCAGGCTGGTGGCGGGCGTTATGAGCCCCGACCCGTGACCGTGGCCATTGTCAATACGGCCCGGAATCGTCTGGACGATCTGGTCCCGCGCTTTGGTCATCTCATTGTTGACGAATGCCATCGGGTGCCAGCCAGCCTCTTTACCGAGGTAGTGAGCGGCTTTGATTCCTTTTACATGCTGGGCCTGTCTGCTACGGCCTTTCGTCGGGAAATCGGGATGACCAGGCTTATCTATAGCTATATGGGCGATCGGGTCCACAGGGTGGATCCGGGAGTACTGGCAGAGACAGGCGCTGTTGTTCGGCCTGATCTTGTCCAGCAGGAGACTGCTTTTTTTACCCCCTATACCGGGGAATATCCCAAGCTGATCAAGGCCCTGACCAGGGACCGGGCCCGCAATCAACAGATCATCAGCGATGTGGTGGAGAGGATTCGCCAAGGGGACGAGGGCACAGTGCTGTTGGTCTCAGACCGGGTGGCCCATTGTCAGGAACTGCTGAATGGTCTGCAAGAGGAGAGCATTATCGCGGAAATGCTCACCGGAAGTATTTCACTGACTGCCCGGGCAGAAATTGTGCAACGGGTGCATAAGGGCAAGGTCCAGGTACTTTTGTCCACCTTACAGCTGATCAGTGAGGGGTTTGACTGCCCTGGCCTCTCCACCTTGGTGCTAACCACGCCGATTCGCTTTGAGGGTCGGCTTCTCCAGGTGGTGGGGCGGATCATGCGGCCAGCTGAGGGCAAGAAGGCCCTGGTCATTGATTATGTAGATACCCGGATCGGGGTCCTGCACCGCTCCGGCCTGGCCCGGGCCGAGATGTTTGCGCGCTGGCAGTAG
- a CDS encoding TonB-dependent receptor plug domain-containing protein, with the protein MKKDTPLAVLLLLTTFLAVPSAQANNTRLEDKLLDLYFDEEELVETATRSPKPISQVAENVTIVTAEDIEAMHAHTLAEVLNRQAGVFVDFFGQDFLGDAAVRLLVLCHDLILG; encoded by the coding sequence ATGAAAAAGGATACTCCCCTCGCTGTTTTGCTGCTCCTCACAACCTTTCTTGCAGTCCCATCTGCTCAGGCCAATAACACGCGCCTGGAAGACAAACTCCTGGACCTGTATTTTGACGAAGAGGAGCTGGTGGAAACAGCGACCCGTTCTCCCAAACCCATCAGCCAGGTGGCGGAAAATGTAACCATCGTCACCGCCGAAGATATTGAGGCCATGCATGCCCATACCCTGGCCGAAGTGCTCAACCGGCAGGCGGGAGTCTTTGTCGATTTCTTTGGTCAGGATTTCCTTGGAGACGCAGCTGTCCGGCTTCTAGTGCTCTGTCACGACTTAATTTTAGGGTAA
- a CDS encoding helix-turn-helix domain-containing protein, translated as MPKKYIVQLTPKERCHLQEVIKKLSGGSQKVRRAHILLKADANGPCWKDSRIAEAFNCRTKTVENIRQNFVLHGFQQALDGKKRATPPTPKLLNGEQEVKIIATRLGSPPPGYANWSLRLLARHVVELEIVPSISHETIRQVIKKTG; from the coding sequence ATGCCAAAAAAATACATTGTCCAATTGACTCCAAAAGAACGCTGTCATTTACAGGAGGTTATCAAAAAGCTTTCGGGGGGCAGCCAGAAAGTCCGTCGTGCTCACATCTTATTGAAAGCTGATGCAAATGGCCCCTGTTGGAAAGACAGCAGGATAGCAGAAGCATTCAACTGTAGGACAAAAACGGTTGAGAACATCCGTCAAAATTTTGTTTTGCACGGTTTTCAACAGGCTCTTGACGGAAAAAAACGTGCAACCCCGCCTACTCCGAAACTATTGAATGGGGAGCAGGAGGTTAAAATCATTGCCACTCGTCTTGGTTCACCTCCGCCGGGATACGCAAATTGGTCACTGCGCCTTTTAGCCCGACATGTTGTTGAATTGGAAATAGTTCCGTCGATCAGCCATGAAACTATTCGCCAAGTAATAAAAAAAACGGGATGA
- a CDS encoding IS630 family transposase has translation MNNRKIQYWVIPPKHDAEFVANMEDVIEVYERPYNPNHPFLCMDEQPVQLIKETRLPIPATKNHAKRVDYEYERNGTASIFMFTEPLSGWREATARPRRTKTDWAIEVARLLEGRYAECEKITLVCDNLNTHTKGAFYEAFPPERARALVRRIEFCYTPKHGSWLNIAENELSSMTRQCLANRRIGDIETLQKEIAAWSSDVNNTQRGVEWQMKISDARCKLKSVYPKIKS, from the coding sequence ATGAACAACCGGAAAATCCAATACTGGGTTATTCCACCAAAACACGATGCGGAATTCGTGGCCAACATGGAAGATGTGATAGAGGTTTATGAAAGACCGTATAATCCTAATCATCCTTTTCTTTGTATGGACGAACAACCAGTTCAGCTGATAAAGGAAACTCGTTTACCTATCCCGGCAACTAAAAATCATGCTAAACGCGTTGATTATGAGTATGAGCGTAACGGAACAGCCAGTATTTTCATGTTCACCGAGCCTCTTTCAGGCTGGCGTGAAGCCACAGCTCGTCCTCGGCGGACTAAAACAGATTGGGCGATCGAAGTGGCTCGCCTCCTTGAAGGTCGCTATGCAGAATGTGAAAAGATAACGTTGGTTTGCGATAATCTCAACACCCATACAAAGGGAGCTTTTTATGAGGCTTTTCCTCCTGAACGTGCTCGTGCATTAGTACGCCGGATTGAATTTTGTTACACACCGAAACATGGTAGCTGGCTCAATATAGCAGAAAACGAATTGAGCTCCATGACTCGACAATGTCTTGCCAATCGTCGTATAGGAGATATCGAGACGTTACAGAAAGAGATTGCCGCATGGTCAAGCGATGTGAATAACACTCAACGTGGTGTTGAGTGGCAAATGAAAATTTCTGATGCCCGGTGCAAATTAAAATCCGTTTACCCTAAAATTAAGTCGTGA
- a CDS encoding response regulator, with the protein MTKLKLLYVDDEKVNLTNFTIAFRTKYQIYTANSGQKALEIVKNNNDIAIIITDQRMPGMTGVELLQHIKKYNKDAIRIILTAYTEVADIIDSINKGHIYQYIVKPWVENDLLQVLDKASENFLLVRENKRLVQELEEDISERKRMENELRGLYKELQRLSVRLIEAQENERKRISMELHDDIGQNLIALKLQFNNFCFQLESSDKDKRQEAATIINSTLQRTLESTRTICQNLWPVIIEKFGFDLALKEFLDNFSRDYGIDVVLGSIHIQEYFSKHDQHQLYRILQEIVNNIGKHSGTEKIHFDTVNRADSLCIEITDFGCGFDMPDLAESQQEKGCLGLTTIRERVTILGGTIDIQSWREKGTRFTLLLPHSGALSTLP; encoded by the coding sequence TTGACAAAATTAAAGCTGCTCTATGTTGATGATGAAAAGGTTAATTTAACGAATTTCACAATTGCCTTTAGGACGAAATATCAAATATACACAGCAAACTCTGGGCAGAAGGCACTGGAAATTGTAAAGAATAATAATGACATTGCGATTATTATTACTGATCAGCGCATGCCTGGTATGACAGGCGTTGAGTTGCTTCAACATATTAAGAAATATAATAAGGATGCGATTCGGATTATCTTAACAGCCTATACAGAGGTTGCTGACATAATTGATTCAATCAACAAGGGCCATATCTACCAGTATATCGTCAAACCATGGGTTGAGAATGATCTGCTGCAAGTTCTCGACAAGGCCAGTGAAAACTTTCTTCTTGTCCGGGAAAACAAACGACTTGTTCAAGAGCTTGAAGAGGATATCAGTGAACGTAAGAGGATGGAAAATGAGTTGAGAGGCCTATACAAAGAGTTACAGCGGCTCTCTGTCCGACTTATTGAAGCCCAGGAAAACGAGCGGAAACGTATCTCCATGGAACTTCACGATGATATCGGGCAAAATTTGATCGCATTGAAATTACAGTTCAACAATTTTTGCTTTCAGCTTGAGTCGAGTGACAAGGATAAGAGGCAGGAGGCAGCCACTATTATCAACAGTACCTTGCAAAGAACTCTGGAAAGTACCAGGACTATCTGTCAGAATCTCTGGCCGGTTATTATTGAAAAATTTGGCTTTGATTTGGCACTTAAGGAATTCCTGGACAACTTCAGTCGAGATTACGGTATAGATGTTGTTTTAGGCAGTATTCATATTCAGGAATACTTCTCAAAACACGATCAGCATCAACTTTATCGAATATTACAGGAAATAGTCAATAATATCGGCAAACATTCAGGGACAGAAAAGATCCATTTTGATACTGTTAACAGGGCGGATTCCCTGTGTATTGAAATCACCGACTTTGGTTGTGGCTTTGACATGCCAGACCTGGCTGAGAGTCAGCAAGAAAAAGGCTGTCTGGGATTAACGACCATACGAGAAAGAGTAACAATCCTCGGGGGCACCATCGACATTCAGAGTTGGAGAGAAAAAGGAACACGATTTACCTTGTTACTGCCTCATTCTGGTGCGCTCTCTACTCTCCCTTGA
- a CDS encoding histidine triad nucleotide-binding protein, producing the protein MAEDCLFCKIIKGDIPSDKLYEDDEVLAFRDIAPTAPVHFLVIPKKHISGPAAVNEEDEQLMGKLIRIGNQVAKKEGIEQFRLVLNNGTDAGQTVFHIHMHVLGGRSLTWPPG; encoded by the coding sequence ATGGCTGAAGATTGTCTTTTCTGCAAGATTATTAAGGGTGATATCCCTTCAGACAAACTCTATGAGGATGATGAGGTGTTAGCCTTTCGGGACATCGCCCCTACAGCGCCTGTCCATTTTCTTGTCATCCCGAAAAAACATATCAGCGGTCCTGCTGCGGTGAACGAAGAGGACGAACAGCTCATGGGCAAGTTGATACGAATCGGCAATCAGGTCGCAAAAAAAGAAGGCATTGAACAGTTTCGCCTGGTCCTGAATAACGGAACAGATGCCGGACAGACGGTTTTCCATATCCACATGCATGTCCTGGGTGGGCGCAGCCTGACCTGGCCTCCGGGTTGA
- a CDS encoding ATP-binding protein, translated as MNKTFLALPKSLSTKIFLLLIVTMVCIGALFNIVLISIQKKTYTSSHDAHGATLIRLLAHSISLAVVTENKDEMYASVSGLLQQDDVFEVVIWNKDGEMLLQKTKNPAKRLRIIGNPMKMLMIFRQHDKSDYQSMETKDSFILWGQIFFNATPSQEEDWYFEEEEKSSAQEVVGYAAIVLSKKFFKKGVRNIFIQTGVSVLIFLFVILLTTFLVIQNVMEPLQKLVLTIRMREGKTEHPSDLKMLTETYTSMVDDLEKSFQTISELNEGLEEKVKYRTLQLTEANDELHQRQEKLKNSNTHLSEALRQLKETQEQLIQKEKLAAMGQLVAGVAHELNNTVNFISGALPSLHRSFDEMKEILTRYEEVEKARGSNILDEKFEEVRAIKEKLSYEELFITIDQLMENMEEGTTRTTGIIRDLKIFSREDVEKMTPLDLHTVINSTINYVDKQLLKNITIRRDYGPLPLVHCLPGRIGQVFLNIINNSIQAMDGDGQLTIKTEQRNEHVHIHFSDTGCGIHAHDMAKIFDPFFTNKEIGKGTGLGLGISYSIIRQHGGDIKVQSDVGNGSVFEIILPVTPGETF; from the coding sequence ATGAATAAAACCTTTCTTGCTTTGCCGAAGAGTTTGAGTACCAAGATATTTCTTCTCCTGATTGTGACTATGGTGTGTATCGGAGCGTTATTTAATATTGTTTTGATCAGTATACAAAAAAAAACATATACGTCTTCCCACGATGCCCATGGGGCAACCCTTATACGGCTGCTTGCCCATTCGATCAGCCTTGCTGTTGTTACTGAAAATAAAGATGAAATGTATGCCTCAGTGTCGGGACTACTACAGCAGGATGATGTGTTTGAGGTGGTTATCTGGAATAAAGACGGGGAGATGCTTCTTCAAAAAACAAAAAATCCGGCCAAGAGATTACGCATTATTGGCAACCCAATGAAAATGCTAATGATTTTCAGGCAACATGATAAAAGTGACTATCAGAGCATGGAGACTAAGGATAGTTTTATATTATGGGGACAGATTTTTTTTAATGCAACGCCAAGCCAGGAAGAAGATTGGTATTTTGAGGAAGAGGAGAAGAGTTCAGCACAAGAGGTTGTTGGCTATGCGGCAATTGTTCTTTCCAAAAAATTCTTTAAAAAAGGTGTACGCAATATCTTTATTCAGACAGGCGTCTCAGTCCTGATCTTTCTTTTTGTTATTCTGTTGACAACGTTTCTTGTTATACAGAATGTAATGGAACCATTACAAAAATTGGTACTAACCATAAGGATGCGGGAAGGAAAAACTGAACACCCCAGCGACCTGAAGATGCTGACCGAAACCTATACCAGCATGGTCGATGATCTTGAAAAATCATTTCAGACCATTAGTGAATTAAATGAAGGACTTGAAGAAAAGGTAAAATACCGAACACTCCAACTCACCGAGGCAAATGATGAGCTGCACCAGAGACAAGAAAAACTTAAGAACAGCAATACGCATCTTAGCGAGGCGCTGAGGCAACTGAAAGAAACCCAGGAGCAACTTATCCAGAAAGAAAAGCTTGCAGCCATGGGCCAACTTGTAGCTGGAGTGGCACATGAACTCAATAATACCGTTAATTTTATCTCCGGGGCCCTGCCTTCTTTGCATCGCTCTTTCGATGAGATGAAAGAGATTCTTACCAGATATGAAGAAGTTGAAAAAGCAAGAGGATCCAATATCCTGGATGAAAAATTTGAGGAAGTAAGAGCCATAAAAGAAAAACTTTCTTATGAGGAGCTCTTTATTACCATTGACCAACTGATGGAAAATATGGAAGAAGGAACCACGCGGACAACTGGTATCATTCGTGATCTTAAAATCTTTTCACGGGAAGACGTAGAAAAGATGACCCCGCTTGACCTGCATACAGTCATTAATTCCACGATCAATTATGTTGATAAACAACTCTTGAAAAACATAACCATTCGTCGTGACTATGGCCCTCTTCCGCTCGTTCATTGCCTGCCGGGACGCATAGGACAAGTATTTTTAAACATTATAAATAATAGTATCCAGGCTATGGATGGGGATGGGCAATTGACTATAAAAACAGAGCAGAGGAATGAGCATGTTCATATCCATTTTTCAGACACTGGCTGCGGTATCCATGCGCATGACATGGCAAAGATCTTCGATCCTTTTTTTACCAACAAAGAGATTGGCAAGGGAACCGGTCTAGGACTTGGTATATCATACTCAATTATCAGGCAGCATGGTGGTGATATCAAAGTACAGAGTGATGTTGGTAACGGATCGGTATTTGAAATCATTTTACCGGTGACCCCAGGAGAAACGTTTTGA
- a CDS encoding ABC transporter substrate binding protein, giving the protein MNKYLLLIIISVFSLADSACGYEIVVLKSSASKINQQIQDIFLDELDKRLPHQGLKSIQPNQMTEIVITKGNEGDSANTIQSIHPDLILALGSKALEVALQTPDIPIVHLLVIHPVTSIDKSRPVSGVSLSVPPKVQLDEMSRSFPKVKRVGLVYDPKRSSKIIEQLQSARPDLEFIALATENIAEVPDLIHSLQGKVDLLWMLPDLTTTNKITIQSYVLFSIRNKIPLLTFSQKLLKHGATIAVTFDKNEMARQAAALALDMLLHRVRADQTALVAPPVQTKVNYKIAAKLGISIAERREADE; this is encoded by the coding sequence ATGAATAAGTATCTCCTTCTTATCATTATTTCAGTTTTCAGCCTGGCGGATAGCGCCTGTGGCTATGAGATAGTGGTACTGAAGAGCAGTGCGAGTAAGATTAACCAGCAAATTCAAGATATCTTTCTTGATGAACTTGATAAGCGTCTTCCCCATCAAGGTCTCAAATCCATACAACCGAACCAGATGACGGAAATCGTCATTACCAAGGGAAATGAAGGGGACAGCGCAAATACAATACAAAGCATTCACCCTGATTTGATCCTTGCCCTTGGTTCCAAAGCTCTGGAAGTGGCACTCCAGACCCCTGATATTCCTATTGTTCACCTGTTGGTCATTCATCCAGTAACAAGTATTGACAAGTCAAGGCCCGTAAGCGGAGTGAGCCTGTCCGTGCCACCCAAGGTGCAATTGGACGAAATGAGTCGCTCTTTCCCCAAAGTAAAGCGGGTTGGGCTTGTCTATGACCCAAAGCGAAGCAGCAAAATTATAGAGCAGTTGCAGTCGGCCAGACCTGATTTGGAATTTATCGCTCTGGCAACTGAAAACATAGCTGAAGTTCCTGACCTAATCCATTCTTTACAGGGAAAGGTGGATCTTCTCTGGATGCTGCCTGATCTCACGACGACCAACAAGATAACAATCCAGAGTTACGTCCTTTTTTCGATCAGGAATAAAATTCCGTTGCTTACCTTTTCTCAAAAACTCCTCAAGCATGGGGCGACAATCGCCGTAACATTTGATAAAAATGAGATGGCCAGGCAGGCTGCAGCCTTGGCTCTGGACATGCTGTTGCATCGTGTTAGAGCCGACCAGACAGCTCTTGTTGCCCCACCGGTTCAAACCAAAGTCAACTATAAAATTGCTGCAAAATTAGGCATATCCATCGCGGAAAGGAGGGAGGCAGATGAATAA
- the gptM gene encoding geopeptide radical SAM maturase, translating into MLFTPYLTVHRHHSIPGQVLLFSTKTGALVLLPEEDFTALHNGETENEYIEPLSEMGFLVQDLEAEHREVARYMEDINRHNPNLTLAIILGMECNFACKYCFEGKQKGKKVMDDRTADQLISFIKGQFRPGKKKLILQIYGGEPLLYTKRIIYLAERLKPFIEEKGAEFTFTLISNGSLLSEKVVEELNEWGLDGVKVTIDGPPENHNQFRPFKSGAGSFAVIAGNLKKVCTKTKIRLGGNYTSATYRNFATVLDLLAQQGISPDKIDRVSFNIVMQVQDKITSNEFVGGCATINEPWLRDAALHVRKEVLQRGYPIGELGPEPCAVEMDAAFTVHYDGSLYKCVCWVGHEQYKIGDIWQGVTEDYQESHHLLHWQREEKCQKCKYLPLCFGGCRYMAYQRDGHMGQVDCRKPFLDATLESMLLQDLQYLHGQISD; encoded by the coding sequence ATGCTGTTCACCCCCTACCTCACCGTCCACCGCCATCATTCCATCCCGGGACAGGTCCTGCTTTTTTCCACCAAGACCGGGGCCCTTGTCCTGCTACCGGAAGAGGATTTTACCGCCCTGCACAACGGGGAGACGGAAAATGAGTATATTGAGCCTCTCAGCGAAATGGGGTTTCTTGTCCAAGACCTGGAGGCGGAACACCGGGAAGTTGCCCGATATATGGAGGACATTAACCGCCATAACCCCAATCTGACCCTGGCAATTATCTTGGGAATGGAGTGTAACTTCGCTTGCAAGTACTGTTTTGAAGGGAAACAGAAGGGGAAGAAGGTGATGGATGACCGGACAGCGGATCAGCTCATCTCCTTTATCAAAGGGCAGTTCCGGCCGGGTAAGAAAAAGCTCATCTTACAGATCTACGGCGGCGAACCCCTCCTCTATACCAAGAGGATTATCTACCTGGCTGAGCGTTTGAAGCCCTTTATTGAGGAAAAGGGCGCAGAATTTACCTTTACTCTGATCTCCAATGGTTCCCTGCTCAGCGAAAAGGTGGTGGAGGAGTTGAATGAATGGGGCCTGGACGGTGTCAAGGTAACCATTGACGGACCACCTGAGAACCATAATCAGTTCCGGCCCTTCAAGTCTGGCGCTGGCAGTTTTGCTGTTATTGCAGGTAACCTGAAAAAGGTCTGCACCAAGACCAAAATTCGCCTGGGTGGTAACTATACCAGTGCAACATACCGGAATTTTGCCACTGTCCTCGACCTGCTTGCCCAGCAAGGCATAAGCCCGGACAAGATTGACCGGGTCAGCTTTAATATCGTCATGCAGGTCCAGGATAAAATTACCAGCAATGAATTTGTAGGAGGGTGCGCCACCATCAACGAACCCTGGCTGCGCGATGCTGCTCTCCATGTGCGGAAAGAGGTGTTACAAAGGGGGTATCCCATCGGAGAACTTGGCCCGGAACCCTGTGCCGTTGAGATGGATGCCGCCTTTACTGTGCATTACGACGGCAGCCTTTATAAATGCGTGTGCTGGGTAGGGCATGAACAGTATAAAATCGGCGATATCTGGCAGGGTGTCACTGAAGACTACCAGGAGTCCCACCATCTCTTGCACTGGCAACGGGAAGAGAAATGCCAGAAATGCAAATACCTGCCCCTCTGCTTCGGCGGTTGTCGTTATATGGCCTATCAGCGCGACGGGCATATGGGGCAGGTGGATTGTCGGAAGCCCTTTCTTGATGCGACCCTGGAAAGTATGCTCTTGCAGGACCTCCAGTATCTGCACGGGCAGATAAGTGACTGA